The following proteins are co-located in the Seriola aureovittata isolate HTS-2021-v1 ecotype China chromosome 7, ASM2101889v1, whole genome shotgun sequence genome:
- the sh3bp5b gene encoding SH3 domain-binding protein 5b isoform X2 has product MWGSETLWAQLEAQKATQDFQRATEVLRAAKETISLAEQRLLEEDNRQFDSAWQEMLNHATQRVMEAEHTKTKSELVHKETAAKYTAAISRMKQLEKKLKRTINKSKPYFEMKAKYYLQLENLKKNVDERQAKLTQAKGEYKAALRNLEMISDEIHERRRNSAMGPRGRGVGAEGDSVSGDDISSFKMESDVISMASVCFDDEACGGGGGGSIMSEEDSETHSTCSLGSSPSSPQELMSPCPFASSSSSSSYTSSSASPSPTPSSSSSSSPAPPSRPCSLDLPSTVSLSDFSLISPVLGPRSECSGASSPECDLERGDRAEGAEGDLDNAPATNNNSNGNSASTSTIKKTFSLEARFSFLNLRRPRTDNAKKLDNCSQKAEPGQSVVLVKGV; this is encoded by the exons ATGTGGGGCTCGGAGACACTGTGG GCGCAGCTGGAGGCCCAGAAGGCCACGCAGGACTTCCAGAGAGCCACCGAGGTTCTGCGGGCGGCGAAGGAGACCATCTCCCTGGCCGAGCAGAGGCTCCTGGAGGAGGACAACCGGCAGTTTGACTCCGCCTGGCAGGAGATGCTGAATCATGCCACCCAGCGG GTGATGGAGGCGGAGCACACCAAGACGAAAAGCGAGCTGGTGCACAAGGAGACGGCGGCCAAGTACACGGCAGCGATCAGCCGCATGAAGCAGCTGGAGAAAAAACTCAAACGCACCATCAACAAGTCCAA gccCTACTTTGAGATGAAGGCGAAGTACTATCTGCAGCTGGAG aacCTGAAGAAGAACGTGGACGAGCGGCAGGCCAAGCTGACTCAGGCCAAAGGCGAGTACAAGGCGGCGCTCAGGAACCTGGAGATGATCTCCGACGAGATCCACGAGCGGCGGCGAAACTCCGCCATGGGCCCCCGGGGGAGAGGCGTGGGCGCGGAGGGCGACAGCGTTTCCGGGGACGACATCTCGAGCTTCAAAATGGAGTCCGATGTTATATCCA TGGCGTCGGTGTGTTTCGACGACGAGGCGTgtggcggtggcggcggcggcagcatcATGTCTGAAGAAGACTCTGAGACTCACTCCACCTGCAGCCTGGGTTCGTCTCCCAGCAGCCCTCAGGAGCTGATGTCGCCCTGCCCCTTCgccagctcttcctcctcttcctcatatACGTCCTCCTCCGCCTCTCCGTCACcgactccctcctcctcctcctcgtcctcccctgctcctccctccaGGCCCTGCAGTCTGGATCTTCCCAGCACCGTGTCGTTGTCCGACTTCAGCCTCATCTCGCCCGTGCTCGGGCCTCGCAGCGAGTGCAGCGGAGCGTCGTCGCCTGAGTGCGACCTGGAGAGAG GTGACCGGGCGGAAGGTGCAGAGGGGGATCTGGACAACGCTCCCgccaccaacaacaacagcaacggCAACTCCGCCTCCACTTCCACCATCAAGAAGACCTTCAGCCTGGAGGCGCGCTTCAGCTTCCTGAACCTGCGACGCCCTCGCACCGACAACGCCAAAAAACTGGACAACTGCTCCCAAAAGGCGGAGCCCGGGCAGAGCGTGGTCCTGGTCAAAGGAGTCTGA